In Arsenophonus sp. aPb, one DNA window encodes the following:
- a CDS encoding glycoside hydrolase family 68 protein has protein sequence MDILRDRVITSCWTRADALKVHFDDPTTTQPKVSIDFPVMSEKLFIWDTMPLRDLDGNIVSVNGWSIIFTLTAVKQPDRFKDKNGNYDIVKDWNDRHGRARMCFWYAKDSKSWQYGGRVMNDGVSPTEREWAGTPILLNDNGDIDLYYTCVTPGATIAKVSGKVQTDKNSVKLSGFDKVISLFSADGVYYQTEEQNEYWNFRDPCPFIDPNDGNLYMVFEGNVAGDRGSHIISSDDMGDVPPGFQDVGGAKYQVGCIGFAVAKDSAGNSWEILPPLITAVGVNDQTERPHFVFKDEKYYLFTISHQYTYADGLKGPDGVYGFVSDSLFGPYTPLNGSGLVLGNPSSQPFQTYSHYVMPNGLVTSFIDNVPGRGDKFRVGGTEAPTVQIKIVGNRTFVVKQFDYGFIPPIKNVVVR, from the coding sequence ATGGACATATTAAGAGACAGGGTTATTACTAGTTGTTGGACTCGAGCTGATGCACTTAAGGTTCATTTCGATGATCCAACAACAACGCAACCCAAGGTCAGTATTGACTTTCCCGTTATGAGTGAAAAGTTGTTTATCTGGGATACCATGCCATTACGAGATCTTGACGGCAATATTGTTTCAGTGAATGGTTGGTCAATTATTTTTACGCTTACGGCAGTCAAGCAACCTGACCGATTTAAAGACAAAAATGGTAATTACGATATTGTAAAAGACTGGAATGATCGACATGGTCGAGCTCGCATGTGCTTTTGGTATGCCAAAGATAGCAAGAGTTGGCAATACGGTGGACGAGTAATGAACGATGGTGTATCACCAACTGAGCGTGAATGGGCCGGTACTCCTATTTTACTAAACGATAACGGGGATATTGATCTTTATTATACTTGTGTGACACCTGGAGCCACTATTGCTAAAGTTAGTGGTAAAGTGCAAACTGACAAAAATAGTGTAAAACTAAGTGGCTTTGACAAGGTTATTTCGCTTTTCTCTGCCGATGGTGTTTATTACCAGACAGAAGAACAGAATGAGTATTGGAATTTCCGCGATCCCTGTCCTTTTATTGATCCCAATGATGGCAATCTTTATATGGTCTTTGAAGGTAATGTCGCTGGCGACAGAGGCTCTCACATTATTTCTAGCGATGATATGGGCGATGTGCCACCAGGTTTTCAGGATGTGGGTGGTGCTAAGTATCAGGTTGGTTGCATTGGTTTTGCGGTTGCAAAAGACAGCGCAGGAAATAGTTGGGAGATACTTCCTCCCTTGATCACTGCCGTGGGTGTGAATGATCAAACTGAGCGCCCACATTTTGTGTTTAAAGATGAAAAATATTATCTTTTTACTATTAGTCATCAATACACCTATGCCGATGGTTTGAAAGGCCCGGATGGTGTTTATGGTTTTGTCAGCGATTCATTATTCGGCCCCTACACACCACTTAACGGCTCTGGGTTAGTGTTAGGTAACCCATCTTCCCAACCATTTCAAACTTACTCACATTATGTTATGCCTAATGGTCTTGTCACTTCATTTATTGATAATGTTCCTGGTCGTGGTGACAAATTTCGTGTAGGTGGTACCGAAGCGCCGACAGTTCAAATTAAAATTGTCGGAAATAGAACTTTTGTCGTCAAGCAGTTTGATTATGGCTTTATTCCACCCATAAAAAATGTGGTGGTAAGGTAG
- the cysS gene encoding cysteine--tRNA ligase, producing MLKIYNTLSRQKEEFRPITPGKIGMYVCGVTIYDLCHIGHGRTFVAFDVISRYLRYLGYDLTYVRNITDVDDKIIKRAAENNETCDALTSRMLIEMYKDFDALNILRPDFEPSATHHIKEIIALTERLLKRGHAYIADNGDVMFAINSDPDYGLLSRQDLEQLQAGARVEVADAKRNPLDFVLWKMSKPNEPSWSSPWGDGRPGWHIECSAMNGKQLGEHFDIHGGGADLMFPHHENEIAQSTCAHDGPYVNYWMHTGMVMVDREKMSKSLNNFFTIRDVLAHYDAETVRYFLLSGHYRSQLNYTEENLKQARTSLERLYTALRDTDSNNAKSADNEIFKQRFMAAMNDDFNTPEAYSVLFDLAREINRLKVDDIAMANELAVQLRQLANILGLLTQNPEQFLQSRAQVSHSAEIEKIEALIKQRNDARKNKLWAQADSARDELTRMGIILEDSPQGTVWRRK from the coding sequence ATGTTGAAAATTTATAATACACTAAGTCGTCAAAAAGAAGAGTTTAGACCGATTACGCCAGGCAAAATTGGTATGTATGTGTGTGGTGTTACTATTTATGATTTATGCCATATCGGCCATGGCAGAACCTTTGTTGCTTTTGATGTGATTAGTCGTTATTTGCGTTATCTTGGTTATGATTTGACCTATGTACGTAATATCACTGACGTGGATGACAAAATCATCAAGCGGGCCGCAGAAAATAATGAGACATGTGACGCTTTAACATCACGTATGCTGATTGAAATGTATAAAGACTTTGATGCCTTAAATATTTTACGGCCCGACTTTGAACCAAGTGCAACGCATCATATTAAAGAAATTATCGCTTTGACTGAGCGACTACTTAAACGCGGCCATGCTTATATTGCCGATAACGGCGATGTCATGTTCGCTATTAATAGCGATCCGGATTACGGTCTGTTATCCCGCCAAGATCTTGAGCAATTACAAGCAGGGGCGCGTGTTGAAGTCGCTGATGCCAAGCGCAATCCATTGGATTTTGTGTTATGGAAAATGTCCAAACCCAATGAGCCAAGTTGGTCTTCTCCTTGGGGAGATGGGCGACCAGGTTGGCATATTGAATGCTCTGCCATGAATGGTAAACAACTGGGTGAACATTTTGATATTCATGGTGGTGGGGCAGATTTGATGTTTCCGCATCATGAAAATGAAATAGCGCAATCAACCTGTGCTCATGATGGGCCATATGTAAACTATTGGATGCATACTGGAATGGTTATGGTTGATCGGGAGAAAATGTCAAAATCATTAAATAATTTCTTTACCATCCGTGATGTATTGGCGCATTATGATGCCGAAACGGTGCGTTATTTCTTATTATCAGGGCATTATCGTAGTCAATTAAATTATACCGAAGAAAATTTAAAGCAAGCTCGCACATCACTTGAGCGTCTTTATACCGCTTTACGCGATACCGATTCTAATAATGCAAAATCTGCTGATAATGAAATATTTAAGCAGCGTTTTATGGCAGCCATGAATGATGATTTTAATACGCCAGAGGCCTATTCAGTGCTATTTGATTTGGCAAGAGAAATTAATCGATTGAAAGTCGATGATATAGCAATGGCGAATGAGTTAGCCGTACAATTACGTCAATTAGCAAATATATTAGGGTTATTAACGCAAAATCCGGAACAATTCTTACAAAGTCGCGCACAAGTTTCTCACAGTGCTGAAATAGAAAAAATTGAGGCATTAATTAAGCAACGTAATGATGCTCGCAAAAACAAACTCTGGGCACAGGCTGATTCGGCGCGTGATGAACTGACCAGAATGGGTATTATATTAGAAGATAGTCCGCAAGGAACTGTATGGCGTCGTAAGTAA